A region of Streptomyces sp. NBC_01750 DNA encodes the following proteins:
- a CDS encoding nuclear transport factor 2 family protein: MTQRVDLATVMDRLTIDELITSYAVAVDDADWGAYRALFADEGRADYRSSGGIEGPAAEVADWMAETMRLFPVRQHLIVNRRLHIQDLGGYPGDRAEVQADYVNPMRLESGDDFVSGGRYAFSLLRTDAGWRLRTVVIHEKWRRATGAPAGS; the protein is encoded by the coding sequence ATGACGCAGCGCGTGGATCTCGCGACCGTGATGGACCGGCTGACCATCGATGAATTGATCACCAGTTACGCGGTGGCCGTGGACGATGCCGACTGGGGCGCCTACCGGGCTCTGTTCGCAGACGAAGGGCGTGCTGACTACCGCAGCTCGGGCGGCATCGAGGGCCCGGCCGCCGAAGTCGCGGACTGGATGGCGGAGACGATGCGGCTCTTTCCCGTACGCCAGCACCTCATCGTCAACCGGCGGCTGCACATCCAGGACCTGGGCGGCTATCCGGGCGACCGTGCCGAGGTGCAGGCGGACTATGTGAACCCGATGCGGCTGGAGTCGGGAGACGACTTCGTCTCCGGCGGGCGGTATGCCTTCAGCCTGCTGCGTACGGACGCGGGCTGGCGGCTGCGCACCGTGGTGATCCACGAGAAGTGGCGGCGGGCCACCGGGGCACCCGCGGGGAGCTGA
- a CDS encoding DNA alkylation repair protein, with the protein MSPAVPRSDLADTVMERLTAVYPTGADPTRAAEAAAYMKDIAPHLGIYTSARRALSRTVLQGTPRPDEADCTAIALRCWELPEREYQYFAVDYLRRHVGRCSSGFLPVVRRLVVALSWWDTVDALASHVVGPLVKADTELKSAMDTWIDDDNLWVARTALLHQLRYKDATDTERLFRYCLTRADDPDFFIRKAIGWCLREYAKTDPDAVRDFVDGARDRLSPLSVREATKHL; encoded by the coding sequence ATGAGCCCGGCCGTCCCCCGCAGCGATCTCGCCGACACCGTCATGGAGCGGCTGACCGCGGTGTACCCGACCGGCGCTGACCCGACGCGGGCCGCGGAGGCCGCCGCCTATATGAAGGACATCGCGCCCCACCTCGGGATCTACACATCTGCCCGCCGCGCCCTCTCACGCACTGTCCTCCAAGGCACCCCGCGCCCCGACGAGGCGGACTGCACGGCGATCGCGCTGCGCTGCTGGGAGCTGCCCGAGCGGGAGTACCAGTACTTCGCCGTCGACTATCTGCGCCGGCATGTGGGGCGCTGCTCGTCCGGCTTCCTGCCGGTCGTTCGCCGGCTCGTCGTCGCCCTCTCCTGGTGGGACACCGTCGACGCGCTCGCCTCGCACGTCGTCGGCCCGCTGGTGAAAGCCGACACCGAGCTGAAGTCCGCCATGGACACCTGGATCGACGACGACAACCTGTGGGTCGCACGCACCGCGCTGCTGCACCAGCTCCGCTACAAGGACGCGACCGACACCGAGCGGCTCTTCCGCTACTGCCTGACCCGCGCCGACGACCCCGACTTCTTCATCCGCAAGGCGATCGGCTGGTGTCTGCGCGAGTACGCCAAGACCGATCCGGACGCGGTACGCGACTTCGTCGACGGCGCCCGCGACCGGCTTTCGCCGCTGTCCGTCCGGGAGGCCACGAAGCACCTGTGA
- a CDS encoding Gfo/Idh/MocA family protein has product MKVGCIGLGDIAQKAYLPVLTTLPGVELHLQTRTPATLARVADTHHIPAERRHTDLGSLLAAGLDAAFVHAPTSAHAEIVTRLLEAGVATYVDKPLAYELAESERLVGLAEERGTSLAVGFNRRLAPGYAQCLEHPRELILMQKNRVGLAEDPRTLVLDDFIHVVDTLRFLVPGPVDHTDVRARIVDGLMHHVVLQLSGDGFTAIGTMNRMSGSTEEILEVSGQDTKREVRNLAEVVDHKGQPSVRRRGDWVPVARQRGIEQSVFSFLDAVRAGKLLTAQDALRTHELCEQVVRQSLDQAA; this is encoded by the coding sequence GTGAAGGTCGGCTGCATCGGGCTCGGCGACATCGCGCAGAAGGCCTATCTGCCGGTGCTCACCACTCTGCCCGGGGTCGAACTGCACCTGCAGACCCGCACTCCGGCCACCCTGGCACGGGTCGCCGATACCCATCACATCCCCGCCGAGCGGCGCCACACAGACCTCGGCTCCCTCCTCGCCGCGGGCCTGGACGCCGCCTTCGTGCACGCTCCGACCTCCGCGCACGCCGAGATCGTCACCCGGCTCCTGGAGGCGGGAGTGGCGACGTACGTCGACAAGCCGCTCGCCTACGAACTGGCCGAATCGGAGCGGCTGGTGGGCCTCGCCGAGGAACGCGGCACCAGCCTGGCCGTGGGCTTCAACCGCCGTCTCGCGCCCGGCTACGCCCAGTGCCTGGAGCACCCGCGCGAGCTGATCCTGATGCAGAAGAACCGCGTCGGCCTCGCCGAGGACCCGCGCACCCTCGTCCTCGACGACTTCATCCACGTCGTCGACACCTTGCGTTTCCTGGTGCCGGGACCGGTCGACCACACCGACGTGAGGGCGCGGATCGTCGACGGGCTGATGCACCATGTCGTGCTGCAGCTGTCCGGCGACGGATTCACCGCGATCGGGACGATGAACCGTATGAGCGGCTCCACCGAGGAGATCCTCGAGGTGTCGGGACAGGACACCAAGCGGGAGGTCCGCAACCTCGCGGAGGTCGTCGACCACAAGGGTCAGCCGAGCGTACGGCGGCGCGGCGACTGGGTGCCCGTCGCCAGGCAGCGCGGCATCGAGCAGTCGGTGTTCTCCTTCCTCGACGCCGTGCGGGCCGGAAAGCTGCTCACCGCCCAGGATGCGCTGCGGACTCATGAGTTGTGTGAACAGGTGGTGCGGCAGTCCCTGGACCAGGCCGCCTGA
- a CDS encoding flavin reductase family protein → MRIDYDPAQCDRDTFYRLLTATVVPRPIAWVSTTSAEGTDNLAPHSFFTISCVSPPIVQFTSVGRKDSLRNIEDTGAFVVNFAPEPLFEQINATATDFPRGISEFDAVGVAREASLRVKPPRVAASPVALECELHSTVRLGDSTVVFGRVVHAAIREEAVVDGHPEVTRLAPLTRLGKNEWGTFGGVREIARVPYKQWQEDEEDAAR, encoded by the coding sequence ATGCGCATCGATTACGACCCCGCCCAGTGCGACCGCGACACCTTCTACCGGCTGCTCACCGCCACCGTCGTCCCGAGGCCGATCGCCTGGGTGTCCACCACGTCCGCCGAGGGAACCGACAACCTCGCCCCGCACTCCTTCTTCACCATCTCCTGCGTGTCGCCGCCCATCGTGCAGTTCACGTCGGTCGGCCGTAAGGACTCGCTGCGCAATATCGAGGACACCGGCGCCTTCGTGGTCAACTTCGCGCCCGAACCGCTCTTCGAGCAGATCAATGCGACAGCCACCGACTTCCCGCGCGGCATCAGCGAGTTCGACGCGGTCGGCGTCGCCCGTGAGGCGAGCCTGCGCGTGAAGCCGCCGCGTGTCGCGGCCTCGCCGGTGGCGCTCGAGTGCGAGCTGCACAGCACCGTACGGCTGGGCGACTCCACCGTCGTCTTCGGCCGGGTGGTGCACGCGGCGATCAGGGAGGAGGCCGTGGTGGACGGGCACCCGGAGGTGACGAGGCTCGCGCCGCTCACCCGGCTGGGCAAGAACGAGTGGGGCACGTTCGGCGGCGTACGTGAGATCGCCCGTGTCCCCTACAAGCAGTGGCAGGAGGACGAGGAGGACGCGGCCCGATGA
- a CDS encoding undecaprenyl-diphosphate phosphatase, with the protein MSWFESFILGLVQGLTEFLPISSSAHLRLTAAFAGWQDPGAAFTAITQIGTETAVLIYFRKDIVRIVSAWSRSLTNKAMRSDHDAQMGWLVIVGSIPIGVLGVTFKDQIEGPFRDLRLIATTLIVMGIVLGIADRLAARDEAGGKHRAAKERKTLQELGVKDGLIYGLCQAMALIPGVSRSGATISGGLLMGYTREAAARYSFLLAIPAVLASGVFELKDASQGGHVSWPQTIFATVIAFAVGYAVIAWFMKFITTKSFMPFVIYRILLGIALFILVGSDTLSPHAGESAG; encoded by the coding sequence ATGTCTTGGTTCGAATCATTCATCCTCGGGCTCGTCCAGGGGCTGACCGAGTTCCTTCCGATCTCCTCCAGCGCACATCTGCGACTCACCGCCGCGTTCGCCGGCTGGCAGGACCCGGGCGCGGCGTTCACGGCGATCACCCAGATCGGCACGGAGACGGCCGTTCTCATCTACTTCCGCAAGGACATCGTCCGGATCGTCTCCGCCTGGTCACGCTCGCTCACGAACAAGGCGATGCGCAGCGATCATGACGCCCAGATGGGCTGGCTCGTCATCGTCGGCTCTATCCCGATCGGTGTGCTCGGCGTCACCTTCAAGGACCAGATCGAGGGACCCTTCCGTGATCTGCGGCTGATCGCCACGACCCTGATCGTGATGGGCATCGTCCTCGGCATCGCCGACCGTCTGGCCGCCCGCGACGAGGCGGGCGGCAAGCACCGCGCCGCCAAGGAGCGCAAGACACTCCAGGAGCTGGGCGTCAAGGACGGTCTGATCTACGGCCTCTGCCAGGCGATGGCCCTGATCCCCGGCGTCTCCCGCTCGGGCGCCACGATCAGCGGCGGTCTGCTGATGGGCTACACCCGTGAGGCGGCGGCCCGCTATTCATTCCTGCTGGCCATCCCGGCCGTCCTGGCCTCCGGTGTCTTCGAGCTGAAGGACGCGAGCCAGGGCGGGCATGTGTCCTGGCCGCAGACGATCTTCGCGACGGTCATTGCCTTCGCGGTGGGCTACGCGGTGATCGCGTGGTTCATGAAGTTCATCACTACGAAGAGCTTCATGCCGTTCGTGATCTACCGCATCCTGCTGGGAATCGCGCTGTTCATCCTGGTCGGAAGTGACACGCTGAGCCCGCACGCGGGTGAGTCGGCCGGTTGA
- a CDS encoding spermidine synthase yields MNEQIPVIREVDGGTAKLMPDVDRERAWLLTVDGAPQSYVDLDAPTHLEFEYVRRLAHIVDSVADEGAPLDLLHLGGGALTLPRYVARLRPGSRQDVVEVDRGLLALVAEQLPLPDGSGIEVHGADARAWVEAAPEDSVDVLIADVFGGSRVPAHLTSVAYARAAERVLRPEGIYAANLADGAPFAFLRSQLATFAAVFEELALIAEPAVLRGRRFGNAVLIASQAPIDTAGLARRTASDAFPARVEHGPSLRRLIGNATAVRDADAVASPEPPDGAFSIG; encoded by the coding sequence GTGAACGAGCAGATACCCGTCATCCGCGAGGTCGACGGAGGCACCGCCAAGCTCATGCCCGATGTGGACCGGGAACGGGCCTGGCTGCTGACCGTCGACGGTGCGCCCCAGTCGTACGTCGATCTGGACGCGCCCACGCATCTGGAGTTCGAGTACGTACGGCGGCTCGCCCATATCGTCGACTCCGTCGCGGACGAGGGCGCTCCGCTCGATCTGCTCCACCTCGGAGGCGGGGCACTGACGCTGCCCCGCTATGTGGCCCGGCTCCGCCCCGGCTCGCGCCAGGACGTGGTGGAGGTGGACCGTGGGCTGCTGGCGCTGGTCGCCGAGCAGCTGCCTCTGCCGGACGGATCGGGCATCGAGGTGCACGGCGCGGACGCCCGCGCCTGGGTCGAAGCGGCTCCTGAGGACTCGGTGGATGTGCTGATCGCCGATGTCTTCGGCGGCTCCCGGGTTCCTGCCCATCTCACTTCGGTCGCGTACGCGCGGGCGGCGGAACGGGTGCTGAGGCCGGAGGGTATCTACGCCGCGAACCTCGCCGACGGCGCGCCCTTTGCCTTTCTCCGCTCCCAACTGGCCACCTTCGCCGCCGTGTTCGAGGAGCTCGCGCTGATCGCCGAACCTGCCGTACTGCGCGGCCGCCGCTTCGGCAACGCCGTGCTGATCGCCTCGCAGGCCCCGATCGACACGGCAGGCCTGGCCCGCCGCACCGCCTCCGACGCCTTCCCGGCCCGGGTCGAGCACGGACCGTCGCTGAGGCGGCTCATCGGGAACGCGACGGCGGTACGGGACGCGGATGCGGTGGCCTCACCCGAGCCGCCCGACGGCGCCTTCAGTATCGGCTGA
- the lnt gene encoding apolipoprotein N-acyltransferase, producing the protein MRIPPARRERFDGRDRWERPRQKLSSPWWRGAAAVAAGALPVLAFPEPSLWWFAYIALVPWMLLVRSAPTGRRAAVDGWLGGIGFMIAVHHWLVPSLHVFLVVLAALLGLMWAPWGWLVWRLLGGSPSPVRAAAALAAVPSGWLMIELARSWEGLGGPWGLLGASQWEVSPALRLASVGGVWLVSLLVLAVNTAFTVLVAVPRARTAAVGGGVICALTTTAAWIWVPQPEQSGRARIAVVQPGVVDGIGSTDRRFARSEELTRQLAGQDVDLVVWGESSVGADLRERPDLAARIAVLSRTVGAEVLVNVDARRQDDSGPTGIFKSSVLVGPQGPTGDRYDKMRLVPFGEYIPARAVLGWATSVGKAAGEDRLRGSRPVVMVLPGAGESGLRLGPLVCFESAFPDMSRRLTRDGAQLLIAQSATSSFQGSWAPEQHASLAALRAAESGRPMVHATLTGVSAVYGPGGGRVGRPLGTDSSTSAVYDVPLAGGRTLYVRFGDWPVYGALAVLAALCAVEGTRSFRRPGPGTAAPPVHTTHESAAHPGR; encoded by the coding sequence ATGCGGATTCCGCCCGCCCGGCGGGAGCGGTTCGATGGGCGCGATCGGTGGGAGCGCCCGCGGCAGAAGCTGTCGTCTCCCTGGTGGCGCGGCGCGGCCGCGGTGGCGGCAGGGGCGCTGCCGGTGCTTGCCTTCCCGGAGCCGTCCCTGTGGTGGTTCGCGTATATCGCGCTGGTGCCGTGGATGCTCCTTGTCCGGTCCGCGCCCACAGGTCGCCGTGCGGCGGTCGACGGCTGGCTGGGCGGCATCGGTTTCATGATCGCCGTGCACCACTGGCTGGTGCCGAGCCTGCATGTGTTCCTCGTAGTGCTGGCGGCGCTGCTCGGGCTGATGTGGGCGCCGTGGGGGTGGCTGGTGTGGCGGCTGCTCGGCGGGTCGCCGTCGCCGGTCCGCGCAGCGGCCGCCCTCGCCGCTGTCCCCTCGGGCTGGCTCATGATCGAACTGGCCCGGTCCTGGGAGGGTTTGGGCGGCCCCTGGGGTCTGCTCGGGGCCAGTCAGTGGGAGGTCTCTCCTGCTCTACGGCTCGCATCGGTGGGTGGCGTGTGGCTGGTGAGTCTTTTGGTGCTCGCGGTGAATACGGCGTTCACCGTGCTGGTCGCGGTACCACGGGCCCGTACCGCGGCAGTGGGCGGAGGCGTCATCTGCGCGCTCACCACAACCGCGGCCTGGATCTGGGTCCCGCAGCCCGAGCAGTCGGGCCGGGCCCGGATCGCCGTCGTGCAGCCGGGGGTCGTCGACGGCATCGGCAGCACTGACCGGCGCTTCGCCCGCAGCGAGGAGCTCACCCGCCAACTGGCGGGCCAGGACGTCGATCTGGTCGTCTGGGGCGAGAGCAGTGTCGGCGCGGATCTGCGCGAACGGCCCGATCTCGCGGCACGGATCGCCGTTCTCTCACGCACCGTCGGCGCCGAGGTGCTGGTCAACGTGGACGCCCGGCGTCAGGATGATTCCGGCCCGACCGGAATCTTCAAGAGCTCGGTCCTCGTCGGTCCCCAAGGCCCGACGGGCGACCGCTACGACAAGATGCGGCTCGTCCCCTTCGGTGAGTACATACCGGCCCGTGCGGTCCTGGGCTGGGCGACCTCGGTGGGCAAGGCCGCGGGCGAGGACCGGCTGCGCGGCAGCCGCCCGGTGGTGATGGTGCTGCCGGGCGCCGGTGAGAGCGGGCTGCGGCTCGGGCCCCTGGTCTGCTTCGAGTCGGCGTTCCCCGACATGAGCCGGCGGCTCACCCGGGACGGCGCGCAGCTGCTGATCGCACAGTCGGCAACCTCGTCGTTCCAGGGGAGTTGGGCGCCGGAGCAGCACGCCTCGCTGGCGGCGCTCCGGGCGGCGGAGAGCGGGCGTCCGATGGTCCACGCGACGCTCACCGGTGTCAGTGCGGTGTACGGTCCCGGCGGCGGCCGGGTCGGCCGGCCGCTCGGCACGGACAGCAGCACCAGCGCCGTCTACGACGTCCCACTGGCCGGCGGCAGGACGCTGTACGTCAGGTTCGGCGACTGGCCGGTCTACGGAGCGCTCGCCGTCCTCGCGGCCCTGTGCGCCGTCGAGGGCACGCGGTCCTTCAGGCGGCCTGGTCCAGGGACTGCCGCACCACCTGTTCACACAACTCATGAGTCCGCAGCGCATCCTGGGCGGTGA
- a CDS encoding FAD-dependent monooxygenase yields MPGPRAVVIGSGIGGLTAAVALRLSGWQVTVLERAASLEPVGAGIGLAPNAQRALDVIGLGDDIRDLAAWQGDGGMFGPGGRRLSRTNSAAAAERFGGPLVLVHRATLIDRLTARLPADAVRTDSPAALADPGVAGGRPARVTTAGQEIEADLVIGAEGINSAVRRLLFPGHPGPSYSGLTTWRVVVPAPGLPFEPHETWGPGALWGTQPLKDGRIYAYAAAVARAGARAADNEQAELLRRFGSWHDPIPAIISAAEPGLVLRHDVHHLIEPLPAFHRGRTVLLGDAAHAMAPTLGQGGNQAIEDGIVLAHHAAPDGDLAAGLAAYSAERLPRTTAVVRKSARIARLVSLTSPPAVAVRNTLMSTVSRLGPGLVLRTFDGIADWRPPQRTYAAGAQDAAEGQSAQRQGRPL; encoded by the coding sequence GTGCCCGGACCGCGAGCCGTCGTCATCGGAAGCGGAATCGGTGGACTGACCGCCGCCGTGGCCCTGCGTCTGAGCGGCTGGCAGGTCACCGTCCTGGAGCGCGCCGCATCCCTGGAACCGGTCGGCGCCGGTATCGGCCTGGCCCCCAACGCCCAGCGCGCCCTCGATGTCATCGGCCTCGGCGACGACATCCGCGACCTGGCCGCCTGGCAGGGCGACGGAGGCATGTTCGGTCCGGGCGGCCGCCGGCTGTCGCGTACGAACAGCGCCGCCGCGGCCGAACGCTTCGGCGGACCCCTGGTCCTGGTCCACCGCGCCACCCTGATCGACCGGCTCACTGCCCGGCTGCCCGCCGACGCCGTGCGCACCGACAGCCCCGCCGCGCTCGCCGACCCGGGAGTCGCCGGCGGCCGCCCCGCCCGGGTCACCACTGCAGGCCAAGAGATCGAGGCCGACCTGGTCATCGGTGCCGAGGGCATCAACTCCGCCGTGCGCCGTCTTCTGTTCCCGGGGCACCCCGGACCCTCCTACTCCGGACTCACCACCTGGCGAGTGGTCGTCCCCGCGCCCGGCCTGCCCTTCGAACCCCACGAGACCTGGGGACCCGGCGCGCTCTGGGGCACCCAGCCGCTCAAGGACGGCCGGATCTACGCGTACGCGGCGGCCGTGGCCCGCGCCGGAGCCCGCGCGGCCGACAACGAGCAGGCCGAGCTGCTGCGCCGCTTCGGCTCCTGGCACGACCCCATCCCCGCGATCATCTCGGCCGCCGAACCCGGCCTCGTACTGCGCCACGATGTCCACCACCTCATCGAGCCGTTGCCCGCCTTCCACCGGGGCCGCACCGTGCTCCTGGGCGACGCCGCCCACGCCATGGCCCCCACGCTCGGTCAGGGCGGCAACCAGGCCATCGAGGACGGCATCGTCCTCGCCCACCACGCGGCGCCCGACGGCGACTTGGCCGCCGGCCTCGCCGCCTACAGCGCCGAACGGCTGCCGCGCACCACCGCCGTCGTCCGCAAGTCCGCCCGGATCGCCCGGCTGGTGTCCCTGACCAGCCCCCCGGCCGTCGCGGTGCGCAACACCCTGATGTCCACGGTCTCCCGGCTCGGCCCCGGCCTCGTCCTGCGGACCTTCGACGGCATCGCCGACTGGCGGCCGCCGCAGCGCACGTATGCTGCCGGAGCACAGGACGCAGCAGAAGGACAATCGGCACAGCGCCAAGGGAGGCCCCTGTGA
- the tuf gene encoding elongation factor Tu produces MPKTAYVRTKPHLNIGTMGHVDHGKTTLTAAITKVLAERGTGTFVPFDRIDRAPEEALRGITINIAHVEYETDTRHYAHVDMPGHADYVKNMVTGAAQLDGAILVVSALDGVMPQTAEHVLLARQVGVDHIVVALNKADAGDDELTDLVELEVRELLTANGYGGDAAPVVRVSGLKALEGDPRWTAAVEALLDAVDTYVPMPVRYTDAPFLLPVENVLTITGRGTVVTGAIERGTVRVGDRVQVLGADTETVVTGLETFGKPMDSAEAGDNVALLLRGVPRDAVRRGHVVAAPGSVVPSRRFTAQVYVLSAREGGRNTPVSTGYRPQFYIRTADVVGDVDLGGTAVARPGDTVTMTVELGRDVPLEAGLGFAIREGGRTVGAGTVVELV; encoded by the coding sequence ATGCCCAAGACGGCATACGTACGCACCAAGCCGCACCTCAACATCGGCACCATGGGCCACGTCGACCACGGCAAGACCACGCTGACCGCCGCCATCACCAAGGTCCTCGCCGAGCGCGGGACCGGCACCTTCGTGCCCTTCGACCGCATCGACCGGGCCCCGGAGGAGGCCCTGCGCGGTATCACCATCAACATCGCGCACGTCGAGTACGAGACCGACACCCGGCACTACGCGCATGTGGACATGCCAGGCCATGCCGACTACGTCAAGAACATGGTGACGGGAGCCGCCCAGCTGGACGGGGCGATCCTCGTCGTCTCCGCGCTCGACGGTGTCATGCCGCAGACCGCCGAGCATGTCCTGCTCGCCCGCCAGGTGGGCGTCGACCACATCGTCGTCGCCCTCAACAAGGCGGACGCGGGCGACGACGAGCTCACCGACCTGGTGGAGCTGGAGGTACGCGAGCTGCTGACGGCCAACGGCTACGGAGGTGACGCCGCACCGGTCGTCAGGGTCTCCGGGCTGAAGGCGCTGGAGGGCGACCCCCGCTGGACCGCCGCAGTCGAGGCGCTGCTCGACGCCGTCGACACCTATGTGCCGATGCCCGTCAGGTACACGGACGCGCCGTTCCTGCTCCCGGTGGAGAACGTCCTCACCATCACCGGGCGCGGCACGGTCGTCACCGGAGCCATCGAGCGCGGCACGGTCCGCGTCGGCGACCGCGTGCAGGTACTCGGCGCGGACACGGAGACGGTGGTCACCGGGTTGGAGACCTTCGGCAAGCCGATGGACTCCGCCGAGGCGGGCGACAATGTCGCGCTGCTGCTGCGCGGGGTGCCACGGGACGCGGTGCGCCGCGGCCATGTGGTGGCCGCGCCCGGCAGCGTCGTACCGAGTCGCCGGTTCACCGCGCAGGTGTACGTCCTGTCGGCGCGGGAAGGCGGCCGCAACACTCCGGTCTCCACCGGCTACCGGCCGCAGTTCTACATCCGCACGGCGGACGTCGTCGGCGACGTCGACCTCGGTGGGACGGCCGTCGCGCGCCCCGGCGACACGGTCACCATGACCGTCGAGCTGGGCCGTGACGTGCCGCTGGAGGCCGGGCTCGGCTTCGCGATCCGTGAGGGCGGCCGCACCGTCGGCGCCGGCACGGTGGTCGAGCTGGTCTGA
- a CDS encoding methyltransferase has product MNRLTTSWGGFDLARFPEEPRDQLRAWSAADEYLLRRLEGIDDAGPADLSGTVVVVGDRWGALVTSLAEHSPVQITDSFLGQQATRANLARNGIDADAVRLASVRDLPPERIDVLLIRVPKSLALLEDQLHRLAPAVHPDTVVIGTGMVTEIHTSTLKLFERILGPTRTSLAVKKARLIFCTPDPQLARVPSPWPLRYALPADVGALAGRSVTNHAGIFCAERLDIGTRFFLRSLPERRGTERVVDLGCGNGVIGTAAALANPEATVTFVDESFSAVASAEATYRENVASDAKAEFVVGDGLSGVPDATVDLVLNNPPFHSHQATTDATARRMFGGSRRVLRPGGELWVVGNRHLGYHAKLRRLFGNCEVVASDPKFVVLRAVKR; this is encoded by the coding sequence ATGAACCGTTTGACGACGTCATGGGGCGGGTTCGACCTCGCCCGCTTCCCCGAGGAGCCTCGCGACCAGCTCCGGGCCTGGTCCGCCGCCGATGAGTACCTTCTCCGGCGGCTCGAGGGGATCGATGACGCCGGGCCCGCGGACCTCTCGGGCACCGTGGTCGTCGTCGGCGACCGGTGGGGCGCCCTGGTCACCTCGCTGGCGGAGCACAGTCCCGTACAGATCACCGACTCCTTCCTCGGCCAGCAGGCGACCCGGGCTAATCTGGCGCGCAACGGGATCGACGCGGACGCGGTGCGGCTGGCGTCGGTCAGGGACCTGCCGCCGGAGCGGATCGACGTACTGCTGATCCGGGTGCCCAAGAGTCTCGCGCTGCTGGAGGATCAGCTGCACCGTCTGGCGCCCGCCGTCCACCCGGACACCGTCGTCATCGGTACGGGGATGGTCACCGAGATCCACACCTCCACACTGAAGCTGTTCGAGCGGATCCTCGGTCCGACGCGGACCTCGCTGGCGGTGAAGAAGGCGCGGCTGATCTTCTGTACGCCCGATCCGCAGCTCGCCCGGGTCCCCAGCCCCTGGCCGCTGCGGTATGCGCTGCCTGCCGACGTCGGCGCGCTCGCGGGCCGGAGCGTCACCAACCACGCGGGCATCTTCTGCGCCGAGCGTCTCGACATCGGTACGAGGTTCTTCCTCCGCAGCCTGCCGGAGCGCCGCGGCACCGAGCGGGTTGTGGATCTGGGCTGCGGCAACGGCGTGATCGGGACGGCCGCCGCGCTGGCCAATCCGGAGGCCACGGTGACGTTCGTCGACGAATCGTTCTCGGCGGTGGCCTCGGCCGAGGCCACCTACCGGGAGAACGTCGCTTCGGACGCCAAGGCGGAGTTCGTGGTGGGCGACGGGCTGTCCGGTGTGCCGGACGCGACCGTGGACCTGGTACTGAACAATCCGCCGTTCCACTCGCACCAGGCGACAACGGACGCGACGGCCCGCCGGATGTTCGGCGGATCGCGCCGTGTGCTGCGTCCCGGAGGCGAGCTGTGGGTCGTCGGCAACCGCCACCTCGGCTACCACGCGAAGCTGCGGCGCCTCTTCGGCAACTGCGAAGTCGTCGCGAGCGACCCGAAGTTCGTCGTCCTGCGAGCGGTCAAACGCTGA
- a CDS encoding TVP38/TMEM64 family protein, which translates to MLEPVPRPSSGLAIRCTRALFSPWSRLSLLVAVLAAAAVTVVLYEPQRLLSAGWPPQLSGGAAVVMFGVAYGACTAAFVPRPLLNLAAGALFGSQAGFVSALAGTVLGAGIAFALGRVLGQDALRPLLRGRWLKAADTQLSRHGFRSMLALRLFPGVPFAAANYCAAVSRMGCMAFLLATGLGSVPNTAAYVVAGSRAGSPTSPAFLIAMGFIVLTGAGAAVVAWRKRHGLRGAAPVEDHRAVGAAALEASPRTGPGAG; encoded by the coding sequence ATGCTCGAGCCCGTCCCCAGGCCGTCCTCCGGCCTCGCCATCCGCTGTACCAGGGCGCTGTTCTCGCCGTGGTCGCGGCTGTCGCTGCTCGTCGCCGTGCTGGCCGCGGCGGCGGTGACGGTGGTGCTGTACGAGCCGCAGCGGCTGCTCTCGGCAGGCTGGCCGCCGCAGTTGAGCGGCGGCGCCGCGGTGGTGATGTTCGGTGTCGCGTACGGGGCGTGCACCGCGGCGTTCGTACCGAGGCCGCTGCTGAACCTGGCGGCAGGAGCGCTCTTCGGCTCCCAGGCCGGTTTTGTCTCGGCGCTGGCGGGGACGGTGCTGGGGGCAGGTATCGCGTTCGCGCTCGGCCGGGTGCTGGGCCAGGACGCGCTGCGGCCGCTGCTGCGGGGCCGCTGGCTGAAGGCCGCCGACACTCAGCTGAGCCGGCACGGCTTCCGTTCGATGCTGGCGCTGAGACTCTTTCCGGGTGTGCCGTTCGCCGCTGCCAACTACTGCGCGGCCGTGTCCCGCATGGGCTGCATGGCCTTCCTGCTGGCGACGGGCCTCGGCTCGGTCCCGAACACGGCGGCGTATGTGGTGGCGGGCAGCAGGGCGGGTTCGCCGACGTCACCGGCGTTCCTGATCGCGATGGGTTTCATCGTGCTGACCGGCGCGGGCGCTGCCGTGGTCGCCTGGCGCAAGCGGCACGGGCTGCGCGGCGCCGCTCCCGTCGAAGATCACCGAGCCGTGGGCGCCGCCGCCTTGGAAGCATCGCCGCGGACGGGGCCGGGCGCCGGCTGA